Sequence from the Pontibacter pudoricolor genome:
TGCCTCACGGCACCGGAAATCTACAAGGCGCTCAACCCAAAGACTGTGATCAGTTCGATAGTTACTTTTGTCTATAGTTTGAACCAGTTAAGCTTCGACCTTTATCGTGGTGATAATTCCGTAGGGACAGGTCGCGACCTGTCCGATCCTGGTCTGTAACTATGGAACTACAACTCTCAACTATAGCAACAGCCGTAATTCCCCTCCTGGGAGGGGCAGGGGTGGGTTAAAACCAAAACTATAAAACAGTAACCTCAACTATAGCGACAACTCGAAAGCTCCTTCCCCTGTTTTGGGGGTAGGGGCCCTCTTTTAAAGGGAAAGGCTGGGAAGGGGTAAAACCACAACTATAGAACTATAGCTCCAACTATAGCAATTCCCTTTATCCCAGAAATCCTTTAAATCTCCCTTAATCCCGGTTCAGACATAGTCTGTCCCTGCCGGACCAGTTACGTCAGGAGACTCCACACCATCGTAAGTCATGAGCGAGTACACTCGCGCCAGCGGAGAAGCAAGAATTCAAGCGTCATCTGAAGCAGAATCCTTAAAATCCTTTAATCTCAATTCAGACAAAACAAAAAGGGAGACAAAGCCAAAGCCCCGTCTCCTTCATTATTTATTCCTAATTAATCATTATTAAACTCCCCATGTTTCAGGAGATTTACGCCATTCAGCTAAAGCTTCTAAGGCAGACTCCTGGATGTAACCATTAGCAACGGCCGCTTCTGTTAAAGCGCTATAGTTGCTCAGGCAGTGTAACGCGATGCCTGCTTTTCGGAAATTCTCATCGGCCAGGGCAAAACCATATGTAAAGATGGCTACCATACCAACCACTTCGCCGCCGGCTGCGCGTACTGCTTCAGCCGATTTTAAAGAACTGCCACCTGTCGAGATCAGGTCTTCTAACAGTACTACTTTCTGGCCCGGAATTAACTTGCCTTCTATCTGGTTGCCCATGCCATGTTTCTTAGGCTCAGGGCGTACATACAGGAAAGGCATCTCTAAAAGGTCGGCTACCAGCGCTCCCTGCGCTATACCAGCAGTGGCTACGCCAGCAATGGCTTCAGCTTCCGGGAAGT
This genomic interval carries:
- the pyrE gene encoding orotate phosphoribosyltransferase: MDTTTTAHQVASFLLETEAVKLSPEKPFKWSSGWNSPIYCDNRVTLSFPHIRSFIKQQLAEQIKNNFPEAEAIAGVATAGIAQGALVADLLEMPFLYVRPEPKKHGMGNQIEGKLIPGQKVVLLEDLISTGGSSLKSAEAVRAAGGEVVGMVAIFTYGFALADENFRKAGIALHCLSNYSALTEAAVANGYIQESALEALAEWRKSPETWGV